One segment of Variovorax paradoxus DNA contains the following:
- the fliJ gene encoding flagellar export protein FliJ — protein sequence MTRKLPLGMLIDLAHTQTDDAARRLGALQSAHLNASQKLELLLQYRQDYHDQLDALMRDGLPSSQWRNYRNFLGTLDGAIEQQRAIAAQTESRLDNGRVDWQKQKRRLSSFDTLAERVRAQETMAANKREQRDSDERAARKFFDRASHPTL from the coding sequence ATGACCCGCAAGCTCCCCCTCGGCATGTTGATCGACCTGGCCCACACACAGACGGACGACGCCGCGCGCCGCCTGGGCGCGCTGCAGAGCGCGCACCTGAACGCCAGCCAGAAGCTCGAACTGCTGCTGCAGTACCGCCAGGACTACCACGACCAGCTCGACGCCCTGATGCGCGACGGCCTGCCCTCGTCGCAGTGGCGCAACTACCGCAATTTCCTGGGCACCCTGGACGGCGCCATCGAGCAGCAGCGCGCCATCGCCGCGCAGACCGAGAGCCGGCTGGACAACGGCCGCGTCGACTGGCAGAAGCAGAAGCGCCGACTGAGCTCGTTCGACACCCTGGCCGAGCGCGTGCGCGCCCAGGAAACGATGGCAGCGAACAAGCGCGAGCAGCGCGACAGCGACGAGCGCGCAGCGCGCAAGTTCTTCGACCGCGCCTCGCACCCGACCCTTTGA
- a CDS encoding flagellar hook-length control protein FliK, producing the protein MIMPPVMPSAAGQAVSQAGSRSRGDADDAQGRGFGAALERSRGNQRARPADDASGVAAAERKPVRKPGADDDTSDALPDPNLAFLAPPNTPLHALTLAGRTAQADVSASAAAADAAVGAARAAADKAVTAATDVVADPALQDALAGLKPDAAAADAKAAAAKPAPDTGLAAKDAAKTGVDVSALTPVADAAADATAPTTSLQDVVRAAVAAQTAGVAGGRPAGASASAGTSAAAGGRAAPRRTVSATTAEQLAAQAKPAEDTCDTVTAAAVPSASAAQPGTDATDTPAPAAQFALQQPAAATAQADRAGDTAGARAPVHTIQPEVGSDKWAPALGQQLARMSTSGHHTAELSLNPAGLGPLKVTLSMGDNQAQAMFVSAHESVRKAVEAALPQLRTSLSEQGITLGQASVGAETRQPFGNDAAFAQQQQQQNGGRQQAASYPGAGRAAASVQAAPVAAVRPGPAGNAGAGVDTFA; encoded by the coding sequence ATGATCATGCCCCCCGTCATGCCGAGCGCCGCCGGCCAGGCCGTCTCGCAAGCCGGCTCGCGCAGCCGTGGCGATGCGGACGACGCGCAGGGCCGCGGCTTCGGCGCGGCCCTGGAGCGCTCGCGCGGCAACCAGCGCGCCAGGCCGGCGGATGACGCCTCGGGCGTCGCCGCGGCGGAACGCAAGCCCGTTCGCAAGCCCGGCGCCGACGACGACACAAGCGACGCGCTGCCCGATCCGAACCTGGCCTTTCTCGCGCCGCCCAACACGCCGCTGCACGCCCTGACGCTGGCCGGCCGCACCGCGCAGGCCGATGTGAGCGCGAGCGCCGCAGCCGCCGACGCCGCCGTGGGTGCGGCCCGCGCCGCTGCCGACAAGGCCGTCACCGCGGCCACCGACGTCGTGGCCGATCCGGCCCTGCAGGACGCGCTCGCCGGGCTGAAGCCCGATGCCGCGGCCGCCGATGCGAAGGCCGCCGCCGCCAAGCCTGCACCCGACACCGGCCTCGCGGCCAAGGATGCCGCGAAGACCGGCGTCGACGTGTCCGCGCTGACGCCCGTCGCCGACGCGGCTGCCGACGCCACGGCGCCGACAACCTCGCTGCAGGACGTGGTGCGCGCTGCGGTTGCCGCACAGACCGCGGGCGTGGCCGGCGGCCGGCCCGCAGGCGCATCCGCCAGCGCAGGCACCAGTGCTGCCGCCGGCGGACGTGCCGCCCCGCGGCGCACCGTGAGCGCCACCACCGCCGAGCAGCTGGCCGCGCAGGCCAAGCCGGCCGAAGACACCTGCGACACGGTCACCGCCGCTGCCGTGCCGTCCGCCTCGGCGGCCCAGCCCGGCACCGACGCGACCGACACCCCGGCCCCGGCCGCACAGTTCGCGCTGCAGCAGCCCGCCGCCGCGACCGCGCAGGCCGACCGCGCCGGCGACACCGCCGGCGCCCGCGCGCCCGTGCACACCATCCAGCCCGAAGTCGGCAGCGACAAGTGGGCGCCGGCCCTCGGCCAGCAGCTCGCGCGCATGAGCACCAGCGGCCATCACACGGCCGAACTCAGCCTGAACCCGGCCGGTCTCGGCCCGCTGAAGGTCACGCTGTCGATGGGCGACAACCAGGCGCAGGCGATGTTCGTGTCGGCGCACGAGAGCGTGCGCAAGGCCGTCGAGGCCGCGCTGCCGCAGCTGCGCACCTCGCTGTCGGAACAGGGCATCACCCTGGGCCAGGCCTCGGTCGGCGCGGAAACGCGCCAGCCCTTCGGCAACGACGCCGCTTTCGCGCAGCAGCAACAGCAGCAGAACGGCGGCCGCCAGCAGGCGGCGAGCTACCCCGGTGCCGGCCGTGCCGCCGCCAGCGTGCAGGCGGCCCCGGTGGCGGCCGTGCGCCCGGGCCCGGCGGGCAACGCCGGCGCGGGGGTCGACACCTTCGCCTGA